A single Musa acuminata AAA Group cultivar baxijiao chromosome BXJ2-1, Cavendish_Baxijiao_AAA, whole genome shotgun sequence DNA region contains:
- the LOC135597949 gene encoding putative pectinesterase 10 — MLQLRWLVLFLSVFSFVSLRAPVAIAAASIARTIVVNLEGGGDFKSIQQAIESVPDNNSKWTKIHVAAGVYREKVNVKSTKSYVVLEGDGAQTTSIEWGDYNGDSSGHDTNTSATFTSYASNFVAKRITFKNTYNGFAKLTPAVAAWIFGDKSAFYYCSFIGFQDTLADTLGRHYFKGCYIEGVTDFIFGYGQSIYERCKISTVKSLEKPGYVTAQGRNNASDNSGFVFKWCTISGPQATYLGRAWKHYSRVIFYHTFMSAIIVPEGWYIWFSKGYEGVVTFAESGCTGPGSDLSGRVTWEKQLSDDELKKFIDISYIDGEGWLEAQPPLD, encoded by the exons ATGCTCCAATTGAGGtggctcgtcctcttcctctccgTCTTCTCCTTCGTTTCACTACGTGCTCCTGTGGCCATTGCAGCTGCCTCCATCGCGAGAACCATCGTCGTCAACCTCGAGGGCGGTGGCGATTTCAAGAGCATTCAGCAGGCGATCGAATCCGTTCCTGACAACAACAGCAAGTGGACGAAGATTCACGTCGCTGCTGGCGTCTACAG GGAGAAGGTGAACGTGAAGAGCACCAAGAGTTACGTCGTACTGGAAGGAGATGGAGCTCAGACGACGTCCATCGAGTGGGGAGACTACAACGGCGACTCCAGTGGCCATGACACTAACACCAGTGCAACCTTCACGTCATATGCCTCCAACTTTGTTGCCAAGAGGATAACCTTCAAG AATACGTACAATGGATTCGCCAAACTGACCCCCGCGGTGGCCGCTTGGATTTTTGGAGACAAGTCTGCCTTCTACTATTGCAGCTTCATTGGGTTTCAAGACACTCTCGCTGATACGCTTGGAAGACACTACTTCAAGGGTTGCTACATCGAAGGTGTGACCGACTTCATCTTCGGATATGGCCAATCTATTTACGAG CGATGCAAGATATCAACAGTTAAAAGCCTTGAGAAGCCAGGATATGTGACGGCTCAAGGGCGAAACAATGCCAGTGACAATAGTGGCTTCGTGTTCAAGTGGTGCACCATCTCAGGGCCTCAAGCAACTTACTTGGGGAGGGCATGGAAACACTACTCGAGGGTGATATTTTACCATACCTTCATGTCAGCCATCATTGTTCCAGAAGGATGGTATATTTGGTTTTCTAAAGGTTACGA AGGTGTTGTAACGTTTGCAGAATCGGGATGCACAGGACCAGGATCAGACCTCTCAGGTAGAGTGACGTGGGAGAAGCAGCTGAGTGACGATGAGCTGAAGAAGTtcattgatatttcatatatTGATGGGGAAGGATGGCTCGAGGCACAGCCTCCACTTGATTAG
- the LOC135598728 gene encoding putative F-box protein PP2-B12: MQRGMPDSSRSTDLSRMADSGIERLPEGCIAQAISLTAPRDACRSSGVSSAFRSAAASDTVWERFLPSDCHSILSRAVHPVEYSSKRDLFFLLCDSVLIDGGKMSFWLERSSGVKCYMLSASALSIIWGDTPQYWKWVSLPDSRFSEVAQLLAVCWLEIRGRIQSKMLSPRTTYAAYLIFKLADSSRGLGHPPHETSVTVGAQSSTRAIRLQPRGTDRHALRMVNFPGGAPEAEEEELGGRAREDGWMEAEMGEFYNEDGEDEEVVMSWMEVKGGHWKKGLIVEGIEIRPKTLAI; encoded by the exons ATGCAGAGAGGAATGCCAGATTCATCGCGATCGACCGATCTATCTCGGATGGCAGACTCGGGTATCGAGAGGCTTCCCGAGGGATGCATCGCCCAAGCCATCTCCCTCACGGCCCCCCGGGACGCCTGCCGCTCCTCCGGCGTCTCCTCTGCCTTTcgctccgccgccgcctccgacaCCGTCTGGGAACGATTCCTGCCCTCCGATTGCCACTCCATCCTCTCCCGCGCCGTCCACCCCGTGGAGTACTCCTCCAAGCgcgacctcttcttcctcctctgcgaTTCCGTCCTCATCGATGGCGGCAAGATG AGTTTCTGGTTGGAGAGGTCCAGTGGGGTCAAGTGCTACATGCTCTCCGCCTCTGCGCTGTCCATCATATGGGGAGACACCCCCCAATACTGGAAGTGGGTTTCCCTGCCCGATTCCAG GTTCTCAGAGGTCGCCCAACTGCTGGCCGTATGCTGGTTGGAGATTCGTGGGAGGATCCAGAGTAAAATGCTCTCCCCGAGAACAACTTACGCTGCCTATCTTATCTTCAAACTAGCTGATTCGTCGCGTGGTCTCGGCCATCCACCCCACGAAACATCCGTCACGGTTGGAGCGCAATCATCCACCAGAGCGATCCGCTTGCAGCCCCGTGGCACGGATAGGCACGCTTTGAGGATGGTGAACTTTCCAGGAGGAGCTCCCGAAGCGGAAGAGGAGGAACTCGGTGGGCGGGCAAGGGAGGACGGGTGGATGGAGGCGGAGATGGGCGAGTTCTACAATGAGGACGGGGAGGACGAGGAGGTGGTGATGAGTTGGATGGAAGTGAAAGGAGGGCATTGGAAGAAGGGTCTCATCGTCGAGGGCATCGAGATAAGGCCTAAAACTTTGGCCATATAG
- the LOC135598727 gene encoding uncharacterized protein LOC135598727, giving the protein MDSPPVHLNNAPPPPPQATSPCRVRLMVSYGGRIQPRRYDNSRLSYVGGETKILSLDRSARFPALLSKLASITAFVSPLCLKYQLPGEDLDALVSVTDDDDLDHLMAEYDLLHRTSSTKPSPRLRLFLFPVGPPPPRPSAALLDAARSERQWFLDALNAVPAPPSPPPAPPTTLDASQSPDFLFGLDYDYLTTAVGKVTADPQSLSSVLENLPLEAPTKPDLVKDESGKPIAGGADSVAASPAVVSTGEIQRQSPDLDKPKMADNPPPVVPCNSSEENLPRVRAPEVIAAPPPSTAVYWQEQRGGASVGRYALSAPVGDQTVYLIQASPAGYPAIYTAAPRVVPAKAFCEAAAPGLVSTKLVGGCGKLMTRLEAYAAATAGQVAYDRTERVVYDPSVAPTYQTVTSPRSRRCGR; this is encoded by the coding sequence ATGGACTCGCCCCCCGTTCATCTCAACAACGCGCCACCGCCTCCGCCTCAAGCCACCTCTCCTTGCCGCGTCAGGCTCATGGTCAGCTACGGTGGTCGAATCCAGCCCCGTCGCTACGACAACAGTAGGCTTTCTTACGTCGGCGGAGAAACCAAGATCCTCTCCCTTGACCGCTCCGCCCGCTTCCCTGCCCTTCTCTCCAAACTTGCCTCCATCACCGCCTTCGTGAGCCCACTCTGCCTGAAGTACCAGCTCCCCGGTGAGGATCTCGACGCCCTCGTCTCCGTCACCGACGACGACGACCTCGACCACTTGATGGCCGAGTACGACCTCCTCCATCGCACCTCCTCCACCAAGCCCTCGCCCCGTCTCCGCCTCTTTCTCTTCCCCGTCGGTCCCCCTCCCCCGCGCCCCTCGGCGGCCCTCCTCGACGCCGCCCGCTCGGAACGTCAGTGGTTCCTCGATGCCCTCAACGCCGTGCCAGCCCCACCCTCCCCGCCGCCTGCGCCGCCCACCACGCTGGATGCCTCGCAGAGCCCCGACTTCCTTTTCGGCCTCGACTATGACTACCTCACTACCGCAGTGGGTAAGGTCACCGCAGATCCTCAGTCCCTGTCGTCGGTGCTGGAGAATCTTCCCCTCGAGGCGCCAACGAAGCCCGATCTGGTCAAGGATGAGAGCGGAAAACCAATCGCGGGAGGTGCTGATTCGGTCGCCGCTTCTCCCGCCGTGGTATCTACGGGGGAGATCCAGCGACAGAGTCCGGATCTTGATAAGCCAAAGATGGCCGATAATCCTCCGCCGGTGGTCCCGTGCAACAGCAGCGAGGAGAACCTACCTAGGGTAAGAGCACCGGAGGTCATCGCTGCGCCGCCACCCTCGACGGCAGTGTACTGGCAGGAGCAGCGCGGAGGTGCATCGGTCGGAAGGTACGCCTTGTCGGCTCCCGTCGGCGATCAGACCGTGTACCTAATTCAGGCGTCACCGGCCGGCTACCCAGCGATCTACACTGCAGCGCCAAGAGTGGTGCCGGCGAAGGCCTTCTGCGAGGCTGCGGCTCCCGGTCTGGTATCGACGAAGCTGGTGGGAGGCTGTGGCAAGCTGATGACCCGGCTGGAGGCATACGCAGCAGCAACAGCGGGGCAGGTGGCGTACGATAGAACGGAGCGGGTGGTTTACGACCCGAGCGTCGCACCGACGTATCAGACGGTCACGAGCCCTCGATCCCGCCGATGCGGCCGTTAG
- the LOC135598729 gene encoding phosphate transporter PHO1-2-like: MVKFSRELQAQLIPEWKDAFVDYRQLKKHVKKIKLSLLRSSFPSSSSSNDHHNGGGGFSLFDPVRAFAARFYAPRSDLPPIDEENLFEMVPVQSREDEVKEFLEKLEQELEKVNGFYTNKENEFCDRGEILSKQLQILVDLKQLLHEHRRRRHQRNAPPSPAGGSVTSLLSSASSFSVEGEPESPAAGTEERDSLSDEVIATLERNGVSFLGLGKAKAKKAGKLRTATSLRIDIPPTTPARAISMVWEDLVNSSRKEGSVGGDHVNRKKLLRAEKMIREAYVQLYRGHDLLTTYSSLNMEAFRKILKKFQKVSNQRRESATFLKKVKRSHFVSSDKVIKLADEVESIFTKHFAGSDRKKAMKFLRPQKPRESHTITFFVGLFTGSFVTLFVVYAILAHLCGIFSSSSSDEAGYMETVYPIFSMFALLSLHIFLYGCNIFAWRGTRINHNFIFEFSPNTVLKHRDAFLISASLMTAVVSALVVHLLLRSAGVSQRHVDAIPGALLLVFTALLLCPFNIFYRSTRYCFLRVMRNIAFSPLYKVLMVDFFMADQLTSQIPLLRHMELTTCYFMAAGFKVHPYETCTRSHQYKILAYIISFLPYYWRAMQCVRRYIEEGYDVNHLANAGKYVSAMVAAAAKLKYAVEPTPLWMVIVVITSTGATIYQLFWDFVKDWGLLDLSSKNLFLRDDLILKNKCVYYVSIGLNFVLRLAWIQSVMRLTMGQAEHRLMDFLLASLEIIRRGHWNFYRLENEHLNNVGKFRAVKTVPLPFCELASDD, from the exons ATGGTGAAGTTTTCACGGGAGTTGCAAGCGCAGCTGATCCCCGAATGGAAGGACGCCTTCGTCGACTACCGCCAGCTCAAGAAGCATGTCAAGAAGATCAAGCTCTCCCTCCTCCGTTcttccttcccttcttcttcctcctcaaatGACCACCACAACGGAGGTGGTGGTTTCTCTCTCTTCGACCCGGTTCGCGCATTCGCCGCCCGTTTCTACGCCCCCCGCAGTGATCTTCCTCCG ATTGATGAGGAGAATCTCTTCGAAATGGTTCCCGTCCAATCTAGAGAAGACGAG GTGAAGGAGTTCTTGGAGAAGTTGGAGCAGGAGTTGGAGAAGGTGAATGGTTTCTACACCAACAAAGAGAACGAGTTCTGCGACCGCGGCGAGATCCTCAGCAAGCAGCTCCAGATCCTCGTGGATCTGAAACAGCTCCTCCACgaacaccgccgccgccgccaccagcgGAATGCCCCTCCATCCCCTGCTGGCGGCAGCGTGACCTCCCTCCTCAGCAGCGCCTCCTCCTTCTCCG TGGAAGGAGAGCCAGAGAGCCCAGCAGCGGGAACAGAGGAGCGGGACAGCCTTAGTGACGAGGTGATAGCGACGCTGGAGAGGAACGGCGTGAGCTTCCTTGGGCTAGGGAAGGCGAAGGCGAAGAAGGCCGGGAAGCTGAGGACGGCCACGTCGCTTAGGATCGACATCCCACCGACGACGCCAGCCCGGGCCATCTCGATGGTCTGGGAGGACCTCGTCAACAGCTCCCGGAAGGAGGGCTCAGTCGGCGGCGATCATGTCAATAGGAAGAAGCTCCTGCGCGCCGAGAAGATGATCAGGGAGGCGTACGTCCAGCTCTACCGAGGGCATGACCTGCTCACAACCTACAG CTCCTTAAACATGGAAGCCTTCAGGAAAATCCTCAAGAAGTTCCAGAAG GTATCGAACCAACGACGAGAATCGGCCACCTTCTTGAAGAAGGTTAAGAGGTCGCACTTTGTCAGCTCGGACAAG GTGATAAAGCTGGCGGACGAAGTGGAATCCATATTCACAAAGCACTTTGCCGGCAGCGACAGGAAAAAAGCCATGAAGTTCCTGAGACCTCAGAAGCCCCGGGAATCCCACACCATCACCTTCTTCGTCG GTCTGTTCACGGGCAGCTTTGTGACTTTGTTCGTTGTGTACGCAATCTTGGCTCATTTGTGTGGCATCTTTTCTTCCTCAAGTAGTGATGAAGCCGGTTATATGGAAACCGTTTACCCCATCTTCAG CATGTTTGCGCTCCTTAGCCTGCACATATTCTTGTACGGCTGCAACATATTCGCGTGGAGAGGCACCAGAATAAACCACAACTTCATATTCGAGTTCTCGCCAAACACAGTTCTCAAGCACAGGGATGCCTTCCTCATCAGTGCATCATTGATGACTGCGGTCGTCAGTGCGCTGGTCGTCCACCTCCTGCTTCGATCTGCCGGTGTCTCCCAGCGGCACGTCGATGCCATACCCGGAGCTCTCTTGCTG GTATTCACGGCACTACTCCTCTGTCCATTTAACATCTTCTACCGCTCGACACGCTATTGCTTTCTCCGAGTGATGCGCAACATTGCGTTTTCGCCACTGTACAAA GTGCTGATGGTGGACTTCTTCATGGCTGACCAGCTAACCAGCCAG ATTCCACTGCTAAGGCACATGGAACTCACAACATGTTACTTCATGGCGGCTGGATTCAAAGTGCATCCTTATGAGACATGTACTCGCAGCCACCAGTACAAGATTTTGGCCTACATTATCTCATTTCTTCCCTATTACTGGCGTGCCATGCAG TGTGTCAGGCGGTACATCGAGGAGGGGTACGACGTCAACCACCTGGCCAACGCCGGAAAGTATGTATCGGCCATGGTGGCAGCTGCCGCCAAATTGAAGTACGCGGTGGAACCTACGCCCCTGTGGATGGTCATTGTTGTCATCACATCCACAGGAGCTACCATCTATCAGCTCTTCTGGGACTTCGTCAAGGACTGGGGGCTATTGGACCTCAGCTCGAAGAACCTATTTCTGAGAGATGATCTCATTCTGAAGAACAAATGCGTCTACTATGTCTCCATT GGTTTGAACTTTGTGCTTAGACTGGCATGGATTCAGAGCGTGATGCGGCTTACGATGGGGCAGGCTGAGCACCGGTTGATGGATTTCCTGCTAGCTTCGCTGGAGATTATTCGACGCGGGCATTGGAACTTCTACAG GTTGGAGAATGAGCACCTGAACAATGTGGGCAAGTTCAGGGCTGTGAAGACGGTGCCGCTACCCTTCTGTGAGTTGGCTTCCGATGATTGA